The Miltoncostaea oceani genome includes a region encoding these proteins:
- a CDS encoding arylsulfatase, translating to MTDPVPRQVLPIPRTPFDGPLPSDARDPGTSFPPIERLRPPAGAPNVLVILLDDVGFGASSAFGGPCATLTAERLAGNGLKYNRFHTTALCAPTRAALLTGRNHHTVGMGVITELATSAPGYTSVRPDTCAPLARTLRLNGYSTAQFGKCHEVPVWQTSPMAPFDAWPTGGGGFEYFYGFIGGETNQYHPAIYEGTTPVEPEKGPDEGYHFTADMTDKAIRWTRQQTSLMPDTPFFMYFAPGATHAPHHVPTEWSDRYAGRFDGGWDALREEILARQKSLGVVPPETELTARHDEIPAWEDVPDEMKPVLARQMEVYAGFLEHTDHHIGRLVDALEDLGVLEDTLVYYIIGDNGASAEGTVNGSFNETLLFNGAAALETPEFLAARIDEFGTPTAYNHYAVGWAHAMDTPYQWTKQVASHWGGTRNGTIVHWPNGFDSRGEVRPQFHHVIDVAPTVLDAAGLPQPTAVDGIAQTPIEGVSMRYSFDGAAEAGRHETQYFEMFCNRGIYHEGWTAVTRHSVPWVMEPLPAFSDDVWELYDTNADWSQAHDLAAEMPEKLAKLQQLWLEEARRHNVLPLDDRRIERFDARLAGRPELVTGTSQLLFSGMGRLSEASVINIKNRSHSVTAEVEVPDAGAEGVIIAQGGAFAGWSLYAKDGRPTYCYNLLGLNRFTIRADAVIPPGTHQVRMEFAYDGGGPAKGGTVTLHLDGVEIGEGRVAATVPLIFSADETADLGRDGASPVSDDYPAGGSVFTGTVNWVQIDVDGDAEDADHLISPEERLRVVMARQ from the coding sequence ATGACCGACCCGGTCCCACGCCAGGTGCTCCCCATCCCCCGGACACCGTTCGACGGGCCGTTGCCGTCGGACGCGCGGGACCCCGGGACGTCGTTCCCCCCGATCGAGCGGCTGCGGCCACCGGCGGGCGCACCCAACGTGCTCGTCATCCTGCTCGACGACGTCGGGTTCGGGGCGTCGAGCGCGTTCGGCGGCCCGTGCGCGACGCTGACCGCCGAGCGGCTCGCGGGGAACGGCCTGAAGTACAACCGCTTCCACACCACCGCGCTCTGCGCGCCGACGCGCGCCGCCCTGCTCACCGGACGCAACCACCACACCGTCGGGATGGGCGTCATCACCGAGCTCGCCACGTCCGCCCCCGGCTACACCTCGGTCCGCCCCGACACGTGCGCGCCGCTCGCCCGGACGCTCCGGCTGAACGGCTACTCGACCGCCCAGTTCGGCAAGTGCCACGAGGTCCCTGTCTGGCAGACCAGCCCGATGGCGCCCTTCGACGCGTGGCCCACCGGCGGCGGCGGGTTCGAGTACTTCTACGGCTTCATCGGCGGCGAGACGAACCAGTACCACCCCGCCATCTACGAGGGCACCACGCCGGTGGAACCGGAGAAGGGGCCCGACGAGGGGTACCACTTCACCGCCGACATGACCGACAAGGCGATCCGGTGGACGCGGCAGCAGACGTCGCTGATGCCCGACACGCCGTTCTTCATGTACTTCGCGCCGGGGGCGACGCACGCCCCGCACCACGTGCCGACGGAGTGGTCGGACCGGTACGCCGGGCGCTTCGACGGGGGCTGGGACGCGCTCCGCGAGGAGATCCTCGCCCGCCAGAAGTCCCTCGGCGTGGTGCCGCCGGAGACGGAGCTCACCGCCCGGCACGACGAGATCCCCGCCTGGGAGGACGTGCCCGACGAGATGAAGCCGGTCCTCGCGCGCCAGATGGAGGTCTACGCCGGCTTCCTCGAGCACACCGACCACCACATCGGGCGGCTCGTCGACGCCCTCGAGGACCTCGGGGTGCTCGAGGACACGCTCGTCTACTACATCATCGGCGACAACGGGGCGAGCGCCGAGGGGACGGTCAACGGCAGCTTCAACGAGACCCTCCTCTTCAACGGCGCCGCGGCGCTCGAGACGCCCGAGTTCCTCGCCGCGCGGATCGACGAGTTCGGCACGCCGACGGCCTACAACCACTACGCCGTCGGCTGGGCGCACGCGATGGACACGCCGTACCAGTGGACGAAGCAGGTCGCCTCCCACTGGGGCGGGACGCGCAACGGCACCATCGTCCACTGGCCGAACGGCTTCGACTCCCGGGGCGAGGTCCGCCCCCAGTTCCACCACGTCATCGACGTCGCCCCCACCGTCCTCGACGCCGCCGGGCTGCCGCAGCCGACGGCGGTCGACGGCATCGCCCAGACGCCGATCGAGGGCGTCAGCATGCGGTACTCGTTCGACGGGGCGGCCGAGGCCGGACGCCACGAGACCCAGTACTTCGAGATGTTCTGCAACCGCGGCATCTACCACGAGGGCTGGACCGCGGTCACCCGCCACAGCGTCCCGTGGGTGATGGAACCGTTGCCGGCGTTCTCGGACGACGTCTGGGAGCTCTACGACACCAACGCCGACTGGAGCCAGGCGCACGACCTCGCCGCCGAGATGCCCGAGAAGCTGGCGAAGCTGCAACAGCTCTGGCTCGAGGAGGCCCGCCGCCACAACGTCCTCCCCCTCGACGACCGGCGCATCGAGCGCTTCGACGCCCGTCTCGCCGGCCGGCCGGAGCTCGTGACGGGCACCTCGCAGCTGCTGTTCTCCGGCATGGGCCGCCTCAGCGAGGCCAGCGTCATCAACATCAAGAACCGGTCCCACTCCGTCACCGCGGAGGTCGAGGTGCCCGACGCCGGGGCGGAGGGGGTGATCATCGCCCAGGGCGGCGCCTTCGCGGGCTGGAGCCTGTACGCGAAGGACGGACGCCCGACCTACTGCTACAACCTGCTCGGCCTCAACCGCTTCACCATCCGGGCCGACGCGGTCATCCCGCCCGGCACGCACCAGGTGCGCATGGAGTTCGCCTACGACGGAGGCGGACCCGCCAAGGGCGGCACCGTCACCCTCCACCTCGACGGCGTCGAGATCGGCGAGGGGCGCGTCGCGGCGACCGTGCCGCTGATCTTCTCCGCGGACGAGACCGCCGACCTCGGACGGGACGGCGCGTCCCCCGTCAGCGACGACTACCCCGCCGGGGGGAGCGTCTTCACCGGCACCGTCAACTGGGTGCAGATCGACGTGGACGGCGACGCGGAGGACGCCGACCACCTCATCTCGCCCGAGGAGCGGCTCCGCGTCGTGATGGCCCGCCAGTAG
- a CDS encoding cation:proton antiporter: MSWAPATIAVLLIAYATVSARLGRWNVTAAMFFTAVGVVVGPSAWGLLDLGIGSHEVKLLAEITLTLVLFGDASRISLTALRREHRIPLRLLGVGLPLTIAAGALAGVAIIPGLGIAESLVLAVALACTDAALGQAVVTDERVPSRVRQGLNVESGLNDGLCVPLFFMAIALAEAEAGTRSGHSALQLVGEQIGYGLIGGVVAGVAGALAIRSAAPGISGAWLQILTATTALLAAGIALGLGGSIFIAAFTGGLVFGAVRRDAAGEVTALVDEGGELFDAVTFIVFGAVVLGPAADELTWRYALYAVVSLTVVRMVPVALALIGTGARRPTVAFLGWSGPRGLASIVFAVILLDEADLPHERALLLAVVATVGLSVYAHGLSSRPLTERYVRWFGSHPEGEVPAMEAMPVTGHRWRWPAHRG; encoded by the coding sequence GTGAGCTGGGCGCCCGCGACCATCGCGGTCCTGCTGATCGCCTACGCGACGGTCTCGGCGCGCCTCGGACGGTGGAACGTCACCGCCGCGATGTTCTTCACCGCCGTCGGGGTCGTCGTCGGCCCCTCCGCCTGGGGGCTCCTCGACCTGGGGATCGGGAGCCACGAGGTGAAGCTGCTCGCCGAGATCACCCTGACGCTCGTGCTCTTCGGCGACGCGTCCCGCATCTCGCTGACCGCGCTGCGCAGGGAGCACCGGATCCCGCTCCGGCTCCTCGGCGTCGGCCTGCCCCTCACCATCGCGGCGGGGGCGCTCGCCGGGGTCGCGATCATCCCGGGGCTCGGCATCGCCGAGTCGCTGGTGCTCGCCGTCGCTCTCGCCTGCACCGACGCCGCCCTCGGCCAGGCGGTCGTCACCGACGAACGCGTCCCCTCCCGCGTCCGGCAGGGCCTCAACGTCGAGAGCGGCCTCAACGACGGCCTCTGCGTCCCGCTGTTCTTCATGGCGATCGCCCTCGCCGAGGCGGAAGCCGGCACACGATCCGGCCACAGCGCCCTGCAACTCGTGGGGGAGCAGATCGGCTACGGGCTCATCGGCGGCGTCGTCGCGGGAGTGGCCGGCGCGCTCGCGATCCGGTCGGCCGCACCCGGGATCTCCGGCGCGTGGCTGCAGATCCTCACCGCCACCACGGCGCTGCTCGCCGCCGGGATCGCACTCGGACTCGGTGGCAGCATCTTCATCGCCGCGTTCACCGGGGGCCTCGTCTTCGGGGCGGTGCGGCGGGACGCCGCCGGGGAGGTGACCGCCCTCGTGGACGAGGGCGGTGAGCTGTTCGACGCCGTCACGTTCATCGTGTTCGGCGCGGTCGTCCTCGGCCCGGCGGCGGACGAGCTGACCTGGCGGTACGCCCTCTACGCGGTGGTCAGCCTGACCGTCGTCCGGATGGTGCCGGTCGCCCTCGCCCTGATCGGCACGGGCGCGCGCCGCCCCACCGTCGCCTTCCTCGGCTGGTCCGGTCCCCGCGGGCTCGCGTCGATCGTGTTCGCCGTCATCCTCCTCGACGAGGCCGACCTCCCCCACGAACGGGCCCTCCTGCTCGCCGTCGTCGCGACGGTGGGGCTGTCCGTCTACGCCCACGGACTGTCGTCCCGTCCGCTGACCGAGCGCTACGTCCGCTGGTTCGGGTCGCACCCGGAGGGCGAGGTCCCGGCGATGGAGGCCATGCCCGTCACCGGACACCGGTGGCGGTGGCCCGCCCACCGGGGGTGA
- a CDS encoding glutamate decarboxylase, which yields MAVHSVKTSDEAAAHSLLYPSSDSSQKVPKYRIPEGEWDPRHAHALISDELMVEGNSRLNLATFTQTLVDPEVRLLMAETCDKNMIDKDEYPQTAEIEQRCVNILADLWNSPDATNAIGTSTTGSSEACMLGGMALQRRWRERRRAAGRPADAPNIVMGVNVQVCWHKFARYWDVEQRLVPLEEGRYAMDAAGAVAQCDENTIGVVGVLGSTFTGEYEPIAAMSDALDAPQRDTGLDIPIHVDAASGGFVAPFIQRDLLWDFRLPRVKSINASGHKYGLAPLGVGWIVWRDTEDLPEELIFRVNYLGGEMPTFAINFSRPGSQVVAQYYNFLRLGRAGYGRIQQEAQDVALHLADELERMGPFRMITRGTDLPLLSWSLEDDANFTLFEFSDSLRRSGWQVPAYTLPANLEDMAICRIVVRHGLSRDLSDLLLADVAEVLDRFAREPERRPSSIRDGGFSHT from the coding sequence ATGGCCGTCCACAGCGTCAAGACGAGCGACGAGGCCGCGGCCCACAGCCTCCTCTACCCCTCGTCCGACTCCTCGCAGAAGGTCCCGAAGTACCGCATCCCGGAAGGGGAGTGGGACCCGCGCCACGCCCATGCGCTGATCAGCGACGAGCTGATGGTCGAGGGCAACTCCCGCCTGAACCTCGCGACCTTCACCCAGACCCTGGTCGATCCCGAGGTACGGCTGCTGATGGCCGAGACCTGCGACAAGAACATGATCGACAAGGACGAGTATCCGCAGACCGCGGAGATCGAGCAGAGGTGCGTCAACATCCTCGCCGACCTCTGGAACTCCCCGGACGCGACGAACGCCATCGGCACCTCGACGACCGGGTCGAGTGAGGCGTGCATGCTCGGGGGCATGGCCCTGCAGCGCAGGTGGCGCGAGCGCCGCCGGGCTGCCGGCCGGCCGGCCGACGCGCCGAACATCGTCATGGGCGTGAACGTCCAGGTGTGCTGGCACAAGTTCGCCCGCTACTGGGACGTCGAGCAGCGCCTCGTACCGCTGGAGGAGGGGCGTTACGCGATGGACGCGGCCGGCGCCGTGGCGCAGTGCGACGAGAACACGATCGGGGTCGTGGGCGTCCTCGGCTCGACCTTCACCGGCGAGTACGAGCCCATCGCCGCGATGAGCGACGCTCTCGACGCCCCGCAACGCGACACGGGCCTCGACATCCCGATCCACGTCGACGCGGCGAGCGGCGGGTTCGTGGCGCCGTTCATCCAGCGCGACCTGCTCTGGGACTTCCGGCTCCCGAGGGTGAAGTCGATCAACGCCTCGGGCCACAAGTACGGCCTCGCGCCCCTCGGCGTCGGCTGGATCGTCTGGCGCGACACCGAGGACCTGCCGGAGGAGCTCATCTTCCGCGTCAACTACCTCGGTGGCGAGATGCCCACGTTCGCCATCAACTTCTCCCGCCCCGGCAGCCAGGTCGTCGCGCAGTACTACAACTTCCTCCGCCTGGGTCGCGCCGGCTACGGGCGCATCCAGCAGGAGGCCCAGGACGTCGCCCTGCACCTCGCCGACGAGCTCGAGCGGATGGGGCCGTTCCGGATGATCACGCGGGGCACGGACCTACCGCTCCTCTCCTGGTCGCTGGAGGACGATGCCAACTTCACGCTCTTCGAGTTCTCGGATTCGCTGAGGCGCTCGGGCTGGCAGGTGCCCGCCTACACGCTCCCGGCGAACCTCGAGGACATGGCGATCTGCCGGATCGTGGTGCGACACGGACTCAGCCGTGACCTGTCGGACCTGCTGCTGGCCGACGTCGCGGAGGTGCTCGACCGGTTCGCCCGGGAACCCGAGCGCCGGCCGTCATCCATCCGGGACGGCGGCTTCAGTCACACATGA
- a CDS encoding SRPBCC family protein, translating into MITFHERSTEVAAPAARAFAVIRDPANWPVFLRGVETVRRRDETSLTFTTADGRTWPAVLTEVVTDVSVGWTSRGEPLHTGLLTLERTGRERTRVTLRLDHDLGAGGDPTADLDRLGALVDDAPRVPGTRSIVSLAAAFDHPVTDSIGEPVGAVRDLHLDLDEHAITSLAVGDAGDGAAYLVPIPPIPVAEAALGMRIPYPAEIVPGAPRVEPGVEPGPELLDAARRHFEDPSEWRGRRAAARARHALPPPIPELQALGDAGLAPGVPSPTPEIADAERGGGTG; encoded by the coding sequence ATGATCACCTTCCACGAACGGTCCACCGAGGTCGCCGCACCCGCCGCCCGCGCGTTCGCGGTCATCCGGGACCCGGCGAACTGGCCGGTGTTCCTCCGAGGCGTCGAGACGGTCCGGCGGCGGGACGAGACGTCCCTCACGTTCACGACGGCGGACGGGCGCACCTGGCCCGCGGTGCTCACCGAGGTCGTGACGGACGTCTCGGTGGGCTGGACCTCCCGGGGCGAACCCCTCCACACCGGCCTCCTCACCCTGGAGCGGACGGGCAGGGAGCGGACCCGCGTGACCCTCAGGCTCGACCACGACCTCGGGGCCGGTGGCGACCCGACCGCCGACCTGGACCGGCTCGGGGCCCTCGTGGACGACGCGCCCCGCGTGCCCGGCACACGGTCGATCGTCTCGCTCGCCGCCGCGTTCGATCACCCCGTGACCGACTCCATCGGCGAGCCCGTCGGCGCCGTCCGGGACCTCCACCTCGACCTGGACGAGCACGCGATCACCTCCCTCGCGGTCGGTGACGCCGGGGACGGCGCGGCGTACCTCGTGCCGATCCCCCCGATCCCCGTCGCGGAGGCCGCGCTCGGGATGCGCATCCCCTACCCCGCCGAGATCGTCCCGGGCGCGCCGCGGGTGGAGCCGGGGGTCGAGCCCGGCCCGGAGCTCCTCGACGCGGCGCGCCGCCATTTCGAGGATCCCTCGGAGTGGCGGGGGCGGCGGGCCGCGGCGCGCGCACGCCACGCCCTGCCCCCGCCGATCCCGGAGCTGCAGGCCCTGGGGGACGCGGGGCTCGCTCCGGGCGTCCCGTCGCCGACCCCCGAGATCGCGGACGCGGAGCGCGGAGGGGGCACGGGGTAG
- a CDS encoding lysyl oxidase family protein, with protein MPSIRRTATVLGTVAGLAAGLPAAATAALPDLVSEPPGPAYVEEYRDGRLLLRFDGFVTNRAGVGPLEIRASDPDPAGLMRSIRQFRDVTSPGVGGSPVPAPGGRAPTVVFEGNDDHNHFHLKAAAEYTLWTADGRAQVAVAQKTEAGFCIEDSDPSGGAYSVGTHNFCWQDRDTNGQSTLVMGISSGFRDVYTSGLSYQWIDISDVPPGRYRLGARVDPGDVLAESDEANNGYAFRDAVVPGHQAQPVTVARSTGDPVEVDLRAASFGDFGSRRYRIVTAPAHGTLDRAVGDEIAGSVVTYTPDPGWRGSDAFTYVAVDTSSRYPRTPTPAVATLAGEDVLVTVGGGPAQLVAGLGAQLTATVANGSGGVTWAVDGVRGGSPASGTITADGLYVAPSAPPPGGAVTVRATSVADPAAWAEIAIRIVGAPAVAAAPAAACVEVPARRESTGGGTVRRSAAQLLINQRISQAAVRRANAIAAWLDAGVEGRDLCGGAIGARELGPGVVSGPPDRPNDLSVASPRPLVVPPASRPSGGRVTLTGRQLLINQRVSQAAIRRLNGLRQRLASGLTGGDLAPGTVTAGTLATDVRILAADTSIARPPASRTVIAARVAPARAAALPITARQFRTNQRIAQAAVRRSNALADELAAGLTGRHIADGSVVAVNLAPALRR; from the coding sequence ATGCCCTCCATCCGTCGCACCGCCACCGTCCTCGGCACCGTCGCGGGACTCGCCGCGGGCCTGCCCGCCGCCGCCACCGCCGCGCTCCCCGACCTGGTCTCCGAGCCCCCGGGGCCCGCCTACGTCGAGGAGTACCGCGACGGGCGCCTCCTGCTCCGCTTCGACGGCTTCGTCACCAACCGCGCCGGCGTCGGCCCCCTCGAGATCCGCGCGAGCGATCCCGACCCCGCCGGGCTGATGCGGAGCATCCGCCAGTTCCGCGACGTGACCTCGCCGGGCGTCGGCGGGTCCCCTGTGCCCGCCCCGGGTGGACGGGCGCCGACCGTCGTCTTCGAGGGGAACGACGACCACAATCACTTCCACCTCAAGGCGGCCGCCGAGTACACCCTGTGGACCGCCGACGGGCGGGCCCAGGTCGCGGTCGCGCAGAAGACCGAGGCGGGCTTCTGCATCGAGGACAGCGACCCGTCGGGCGGCGCGTACAGCGTCGGCACCCACAACTTCTGCTGGCAGGACCGCGACACCAACGGCCAGTCGACGCTGGTGATGGGGATCTCGTCGGGCTTCCGCGACGTCTACACGTCCGGTCTCTCGTACCAGTGGATCGACATCTCCGACGTCCCCCCGGGCCGTTACCGCCTCGGCGCACGCGTCGACCCGGGCGACGTCCTCGCCGAGTCCGACGAGGCCAACAACGGATACGCCTTCCGGGACGCCGTCGTCCCTGGGCACCAGGCGCAGCCCGTCACCGTGGCGCGCTCCACCGGCGACCCGGTGGAGGTCGACCTCCGCGCGGCGAGCTTCGGCGATTTCGGTTCGCGGCGGTACCGCATCGTCACGGCCCCCGCGCACGGGACCCTCGACCGCGCCGTCGGCGACGAGATCGCCGGATCCGTGGTCACGTACACCCCCGATCCGGGGTGGCGCGGCTCGGACGCGTTCACCTACGTCGCGGTCGACACGTCCAGCCGGTACCCGCGGACGCCGACCCCCGCCGTCGCGACCCTCGCGGGCGAGGACGTCCTCGTGACCGTCGGCGGGGGCCCCGCGCAGCTCGTCGCCGGGCTCGGCGCGCAGCTGACCGCGACGGTCGCGAACGGGTCCGGCGGCGTGACGTGGGCCGTCGACGGCGTCCGCGGCGGGTCGCCGGCCTCGGGCACGATCACCGCCGACGGGTTGTACGTGGCGCCGTCCGCGCCGCCGCCCGGGGGCGCCGTCACGGTCCGCGCGACGAGCGTCGCCGACCCGGCCGCATGGGCGGAGATCGCGATCCGCATCGTCGGCGCCCCCGCCGTCGCGGCCGCCCCCGCCGCGGCCTGCGTCGAGGTGCCGGCACGCCGGGAGTCGACGGGTGGGGGGACGGTCCGGCGGTCCGCCGCGCAGCTCCTCATCAACCAGCGCATCTCCCAGGCGGCCGTCCGGCGCGCGAACGCCATCGCGGCGTGGCTCGACGCCGGCGTCGAGGGGCGCGACCTCTGCGGGGGCGCGATCGGCGCCCGCGAGCTCGGCCCCGGCGTCGTCTCCGGCCCGCCCGACCGCCCGAACGACCTGTCGGTCGCGTCGCCCCGCCCGCTCGTGGTGCCCCCGGCGTCGCGTCCGTCGGGCGGGCGCGTCACCCTGACCGGACGTCAGCTCCTGATCAACCAGCGGGTCTCCCAGGCCGCCATCCGCCGCCTCAACGGACTCCGGCAGCGGCTGGCGTCCGGGCTCACCGGGGGCGACCTCGCCCCGGGGACCGTCACCGCCGGGACCCTGGCGACCGACGTCCGCATCCTCGCGGCGGACACCTCGATCGCCCGGCCCCCGGCGAGCCGGACGGTGATCGCGGCCCGCGTGGCCCCGGCCCGGGCGGCCGCCCTGCCGATCACCGCACGGCAGTTCCGCACGAACCAGCGGATCGCGCAGGCGGCGGTCCGGCGCTCCAACGCCCTGGCCGACGAGCTGGCCGCGGGCCTCACGGGGCGTCACATCGCCGACGGCTCGGTGGTCGCGGTCAACCTCGCCCCCGCGCTCCGGCGGTGA
- a CDS encoding DUF2254 domain-containing protein produces MSRSSATRHGPAATPGRLGRSLDVLRERLWLWPMALGVLAAVAAEALVRFDRMLDEEDARPFWVFSGNADAARSVLSTLATATMTVLGVTLSITLAVLALTAQGYSPRAMRRFMRDRVIQAVIGGFVGAFVFAIVALRLVREDQVPGITVNVAVLLGFVVLGLLVAFFHHMASEIRVERLIDAIWEETRGVIDATLDASITPRDGAAVPDDLPLVAQVRATRTGRVRWVDDRALAAVATATGGTAEVAPAPGDFVAEGEPVVRMHGGAPPTAEQIERLAGAVALGTQRTTTQDVAFGIRQLTDVGLRALSPSVNDPTTAEEAILRTADLLRRVADRGLGVALVDDDGRTVVVRPRPGWEDLVGVAFDQYVRAAESQADTATMLVLLDALGRVAAATRSPDRLAALRARAVAVRDGARRALPDPADRERVEHAAARLAPS; encoded by the coding sequence ATGAGCCGCTCGAGCGCGACCAGGCACGGCCCCGCCGCGACCCCGGGACGACTCGGGCGCTCGCTCGACGTGCTCCGCGAGCGCCTCTGGCTCTGGCCGATGGCCCTCGGCGTGCTCGCCGCCGTCGCGGCCGAGGCCCTGGTGCGGTTCGACCGGATGCTGGACGAGGAGGACGCCCGTCCGTTCTGGGTCTTCAGCGGGAACGCGGACGCGGCGCGGAGCGTCCTCTCGACCCTCGCGACGGCGACGATGACCGTCCTCGGCGTCACGCTGTCGATCACCCTGGCGGTGCTGGCGCTCACGGCGCAGGGGTACTCGCCGCGGGCGATGCGCCGGTTCATGCGCGACCGCGTCATCCAGGCGGTGATCGGCGGCTTCGTCGGGGCCTTCGTCTTCGCGATCGTCGCGTTGCGCCTCGTCCGCGAGGACCAGGTGCCCGGGATCACCGTCAACGTCGCGGTCCTGCTCGGCTTCGTCGTCCTGGGCCTCCTCGTCGCCTTCTTCCACCACATGGCCTCCGAGATACGCGTCGAGAGGCTCATCGACGCCATCTGGGAGGAGACGCGCGGGGTGATCGACGCGACCCTGGACGCGTCGATCACCCCGCGGGACGGCGCGGCCGTCCCGGACGACCTGCCGCTGGTCGCGCAGGTCCGGGCGACGCGCACCGGGAGGGTGCGCTGGGTGGATGACCGGGCCCTCGCCGCGGTGGCGACGGCCACGGGCGGGACGGCCGAGGTCGCACCGGCGCCCGGCGACTTCGTCGCCGAGGGGGAGCCGGTCGTCCGGATGCACGGCGGCGCCCCGCCCACGGCGGAGCAGATCGAGCGGTTGGCGGGCGCCGTGGCGCTCGGCACCCAGAGGACGACCACCCAGGACGTCGCGTTCGGCATCCGCCAGCTCACGGACGTGGGCCTGCGGGCCCTCTCGCCGAGCGTCAACGACCCGACCACGGCGGAGGAGGCGATCCTCCGGACGGCGGACCTGCTGCGCCGGGTCGCCGACCGCGGACTGGGCGTCGCGCTCGTCGACGACGACGGACGGACGGTCGTCGTCCGGCCGCGGCCCGGCTGGGAGGACCTGGTCGGCGTCGCCTTCGACCAGTACGTGCGCGCGGCCGAGTCCCAGGCCGACACCGCGACCATGCTCGTCCTCCTCGACGCCCTCGGCCGCGTCGCCGCGGCGACGCGGAGCCCCGACCGGCTCGCGGCGCTCCGCGCCCGCGCCGTCGCCGTGCGCGACGGCGCGCGCCGCGCCCTGCCGGATCCCGCCGACCGGGAGCGCGTCGAGCACGCCGCGGCGCGGCTGGCGCCGTCCTGA
- a CDS encoding ferritin-like domain-containing protein — protein sequence MSDRTLDLDAVDRDGAIAEAAHAVAADPQLEDAASRGDTRAQLLRKAALGGSALVGGGLLLGGLSGTALGADSRSAKQDVAILNYALTLEYLEAEFYRQAVAGNALSGDLKTFATTVADHEAAHVDFLRKALGSAAVASPTFDFKGIPGNADRFIRTAVVLEDTGVAAYAGQSYRIKKTAYILVAAQVLAVEARHAAWARTFLPNRLPAEDVLNGHANMKQVLDVVTATGFITSS from the coding sequence ATGTCGGACAGAACGCTCGACCTCGACGCCGTCGACCGCGATGGGGCGATCGCCGAGGCCGCGCACGCGGTGGCCGCCGACCCGCAGCTGGAGGACGCCGCATCGCGCGGCGACACCCGCGCCCAGCTCCTGCGCAAGGCCGCCCTCGGCGGCAGCGCGCTGGTGGGTGGCGGCCTGCTGCTCGGCGGCCTCAGCGGCACGGCGCTCGGCGCCGACAGCCGTTCCGCCAAGCAGGACGTGGCGATCCTGAACTACGCCCTCACGCTCGAGTACCTCGAGGCCGAGTTCTACCGCCAGGCCGTCGCGGGGAACGCCCTGTCGGGCGACCTCAAGACGTTCGCGACGACCGTCGCGGACCACGAGGCGGCCCACGTGGACTTCCTCCGCAAGGCCCTCGGCTCGGCGGCCGTGGCCTCCCCGACGTTCGACTTCAAGGGCATCCCGGGGAACGCCGACCGGTTCATCCGCACCGCCGTCGTCCTGGAGGACACGGGCGTCGCGGCGTACGCCGGGCAGAGCTACCGCATCAAGAAGACGGCCTACATCCTCGTCGCGGCGCAGGTTCTCGCCGTCGAGGCGCGCCACGCGGCGTGGGCGCGGACCTTCCTGCCAAACCGCCTGCCCGCGGAGGACGTCCTGAACGGCCACGCGAACATGAAGCAGGTGCTGGACGTCGTCACGGCGACGGGCTTCATCACCTCCTCGTAG
- a CDS encoding ROK family protein, whose translation MILGGVEAGGTKFVCLVGDGAGRVLAERRFPTRGPAETLADAVEALRGMAADAGPMEAVGVAAFGPLDLRPGPGHGRLLATPKPGWSGVDLVGPLRDAFGVPVAVDTDVTGAALAEGRWGAARGLGTFAYVTVGTGVGVGVVAGGRPLHGLVHPEAGHVAVPRAPGDDFPGVCPFHGDCLEGMAAGPAIAARWGAPAEDLAGPARDRAVELEAHYLAQGLRALVYTVAPERILIGGGVASLPGLLPAVRAHLGRALGGYPGLPEHADPAFVQAPGLGAMAGPRGALAVAGSAAG comes from the coding sequence GTGATCCTCGGGGGAGTCGAGGCGGGTGGCACCAAGTTCGTCTGCCTGGTCGGCGACGGCGCGGGACGGGTCCTGGCCGAGCGCCGGTTCCCGACGCGCGGGCCCGCCGAGACCCTGGCGGACGCCGTGGAGGCGCTGCGCGGGATGGCGGCCGACGCGGGGCCGATGGAGGCCGTCGGCGTCGCGGCGTTCGGCCCGCTCGACCTTCGGCCCGGCCCGGGGCACGGCCGGCTGCTCGCGACCCCGAAGCCCGGCTGGTCGGGCGTCGACCTCGTCGGCCCCCTCCGCGACGCCTTCGGGGTGCCGGTGGCGGTCGACACGGACGTGACGGGCGCCGCCCTCGCGGAGGGCCGGTGGGGCGCCGCACGGGGTCTCGGGACGTTCGCCTACGTCACCGTCGGCACCGGCGTCGGCGTGGGGGTCGTCGCCGGCGGGCGTCCCCTGCACGGCCTCGTCCACCCCGAGGCGGGCCACGTGGCGGTGCCGCGGGCCCCGGGTGACGACTTCCCCGGCGTCTGCCCGTTCCACGGCGACTGCCTGGAGGGGATGGCGGCGGGTCCGGCGATCGCGGCGCGCTGGGGCGCACCGGCGGAGGACCTCGCGGGCCCCGCCCGCGACCGTGCCGTGGAGCTGGAGGCCCACTACCTGGCGCAGGGGCTGCGGGCGCTCGTCTACACCGTCGCCCCGGAGCGGATCCTCATCGGCGGCGGCGTCGCGTCGCTCCCGGGCCTGCTCCCCGCCGTGCGCGCCCACCTCGGACGGGCGCTCGGCGGGTACCCGGGCCTGCCGGAGCACGCCGACCCCGCGTTCGTGCAGGCCCCCGGCCTCGGGGCGATGGCCGGCCCCCGCGGTGCGCTCGCGGTCGCGGGCTCCGCCGCGGGTTGA